One segment of Scleropages formosus chromosome 23, fSclFor1.1, whole genome shotgun sequence DNA contains the following:
- the LOC108930398 gene encoding cortexin-3: MTEEFLSSTLSASGAALPVSSSLTLEQKAAFVFVFLLFVFLGLLIVRCFRILLDPYRSMPSSTWTDYMEKDTFDYRIA, from the coding sequence ATGACAGAGGAGTTTCTGAGCAGCACCCTTTCGGCATCGGGGGCAGCCCTGCCGGTGTCTTCCTCGCTGACGCTGGAGCAGAAAGCTGCCTTCGTCTTTGTCTTCCTGCTCTTCGTCTTCCTGGGCCTGCTGATCGTGCGCTGCTTCCGCATCCTGCTTGACCCGTACCGCAGCATGCCCTCCTCCACCTGGACGGACTACATGGAGAAGGACACCTTTGACTACCGCATCGCCTAA